In a single window of the Streptomyces sp. HUAS ZL42 genome:
- a CDS encoding xanthine dehydrogenase family protein subunit M: protein MHPFSYTRVSDTREAVKAGRAGGRYIAGGTTLVDLMRETVERPEALVDISGLPLREVTVTERGGLRIGALVRMAEAAAHPKVRTLYPVISQALELSASAQLRNMATIGGNIMQRTRCTYFRDVTAACNKREPGSGCAAREGFNRMHAILGTSDACVATHPSDVAVAFSALEATVHLLGPEGARTLPFADFLLRPGTTPNREQALRKGELITAVEIPALPRPFKSGYLKVRDRQSYEFALTSAAVALHVRRGVIQDAKVAAGGVGTVPWKLPVVEQHLVGERPSESLWASAAAKAADGARPLQHNGFKVELLKRTVERQLRIVGGTK, encoded by the coding sequence TCCGACACCCGTGAAGCCGTCAAGGCCGGTCGCGCAGGCGGCCGTTACATCGCCGGGGGGACCACGCTGGTCGACCTGATGCGGGAGACCGTCGAGCGCCCCGAGGCGCTGGTCGACATCTCCGGCCTGCCGCTCCGCGAAGTCACCGTCACCGAGCGCGGGGGCTTGCGCATCGGGGCGCTGGTGCGGATGGCCGAGGCCGCCGCGCACCCCAAGGTGCGCACGCTGTATCCCGTCATTTCCCAGGCCCTGGAACTGAGCGCGTCCGCGCAGCTGCGGAACATGGCCACCATCGGCGGCAACATTATGCAGCGCACCCGGTGCACCTACTTCCGTGATGTGACCGCGGCCTGCAACAAGCGTGAGCCCGGCTCCGGTTGCGCGGCGCGGGAGGGCTTCAACCGGATGCACGCGATCCTCGGCACCTCCGACGCCTGCGTGGCCACCCACCCTTCCGACGTGGCCGTGGCTTTCTCTGCCCTGGAGGCAACGGTGCACCTCCTTGGCCCGGAGGGCGCGCGCACCCTGCCGTTCGCCGACTTCCTGCTACGGCCCGGCACTACCCCGAACCGTGAACAAGCCCTCAGAAAAGGCGAGTTGATCACGGCTGTGGAGATCCCAGCGCTTCCGCGTCCGTTCAAGTCCGGATACCTGAAGGTGCGCGACCGGCAGTCCTACGAGTTCGCACTGACCTCGGCGGCGGTCGCGTTGCACGTCCGGCGCGGGGTGATCCAGGACGCGAAGGTCGCCGCCGGCGGCGTGGGGACCGTGCCTTGGAAACTGCCCGTCGTCGAGCAGCACCTCGTCGGTGAGCGTCCCTCGGAGTCCCTGTGGGCGTCCGCTGCTGCGAAGGCGGCGGACGGCGCCCGTCCCCTTCAGCACAACGGCTTCAAGGTCGAGCTGCTGAAACGGACCGTCGAACGCCAGCTGCGCATCGTAGGAGGTACGAAGTGA
- a CDS encoding xanthine dehydrogenase family protein molybdopterin-binding subunit, giving the protein MSPQPQAAVGAPLSRVDGRLKVTGKALYAAEHDVEGVVHAVIVDASIGRGRVTSIDTGDAEKHAGVLRVIHHGNAPTLPYRDNAGSNNPPGRRLRVFQDDRVLFHGQPVAVVVASTLEAARHGASLVKVRYDAGRPSTDLHEAEPGEPTDYARGDAEAGLRSSAVRLDLTYELARNHHNPMEPHATIARWDGDKLTVWDKTQWVMGTHDELAAVFDLPADSVRVISPFVGGGFGSGLRCWPHTVVAALAARVAGRPVKLVLSRRQMYFGTGFRPSYEYRLRLGSDRRGRLNAAIHDIDAETSSYETFFEAVMPAGQMLYSMPNVRQAYRRVPLDVNTPIWMRGPGFASASFVIESAMDELAHELGVDPIELRRRNEPNEDESTNEPFSTRRLSECYTVGAREFGWDRRNPRPRSTRDGDWLIGLGMATGVYDPGRYPAQARARLDADGTAVVEAATSDMGPGTYTSQTQVAADALGLTMRTVTFRLGDSRYPPTSPHGGSATMASVGSAVVDACNKVRQQAIRLAVEDRESPLYGVNADDVVVRNGRLHVQGSLTRGETYKSLLARNDRSHLEANGSYDGPGSERSAYFAYNATFAEVAVDANLGLVRVRRMLGVYDAGRIISPKLAESQAFGGIVGGIGTALLEHTVTDHRDGRIVNASLADYLVPVNADVPEIKAIYLDGEDNAGNLLGVKGLGEVVQVGVAAAIGNAVFNATGRRIRQLPISAEALL; this is encoded by the coding sequence GTGAGCCCCCAGCCACAGGCGGCCGTGGGCGCGCCGCTGTCCCGGGTGGACGGCCGCCTCAAGGTCACCGGAAAGGCGCTGTACGCCGCCGAACACGACGTCGAGGGTGTGGTGCATGCCGTCATCGTCGACGCGAGCATCGGACGCGGCCGTGTCACCTCGATCGACACCGGCGACGCCGAGAAACACGCCGGTGTGTTGCGGGTGATCCATCACGGCAACGCGCCGACGCTGCCGTACCGCGACAACGCCGGGTCCAACAACCCGCCCGGGCGCAGGCTCAGGGTCTTCCAGGACGACCGGGTGCTCTTCCACGGTCAGCCGGTAGCGGTCGTGGTGGCGAGCACGTTGGAGGCCGCGCGGCACGGGGCGAGTCTGGTGAAGGTCCGCTACGACGCCGGGCGGCCCTCGACCGACCTGCACGAGGCCGAGCCGGGCGAGCCGACGGACTACGCGCGCGGCGACGCGGAAGCCGGCCTGCGTTCCTCGGCCGTACGGCTGGACCTGACGTACGAGTTGGCGCGCAACCACCACAACCCGATGGAGCCGCACGCCACCATCGCCCGCTGGGACGGCGACAAGCTGACCGTCTGGGACAAGACCCAGTGGGTGATGGGCACGCACGACGAGCTCGCGGCCGTGTTCGACCTGCCCGCGGACTCGGTGCGCGTGATCTCGCCGTTCGTCGGCGGCGGTTTCGGCAGCGGACTGCGCTGCTGGCCGCACACAGTCGTCGCCGCCCTGGCCGCACGGGTGGCGGGACGCCCGGTCAAGTTGGTGCTCAGCCGCAGGCAGATGTACTTCGGCACCGGCTTCAGGCCGTCGTACGAGTACCGGCTGCGGCTCGGCAGCGACCGGCGAGGCCGGCTGAACGCCGCGATCCACGACATCGACGCCGAAACCTCGTCGTACGAGACGTTCTTCGAAGCCGTCATGCCGGCCGGCCAGATGCTCTACAGCATGCCCAACGTCCGTCAGGCGTACCGGCGGGTGCCCCTCGATGTGAACACCCCTATCTGGATGCGCGGCCCCGGCTTCGCCTCCGCATCGTTCGTGATCGAGTCCGCGATGGACGAGCTCGCGCACGAACTCGGCGTCGACCCGATCGAGTTGCGCCGGCGCAACGAGCCCAACGAGGACGAGTCGACGAACGAGCCGTTCTCCACCCGGCGGCTCAGTGAGTGCTACACGGTCGGTGCCCGTGAGTTCGGCTGGGACCGCCGTAACCCGAGGCCGCGCTCGACGCGGGACGGGGACTGGCTGATCGGCCTGGGCATGGCCACTGGTGTGTACGACCCGGGGCGGTATCCCGCGCAGGCTCGGGCCCGTCTGGATGCCGACGGCACCGCGGTGGTCGAGGCGGCCACCAGCGACATGGGGCCCGGCACCTACACCTCCCAGACCCAAGTGGCCGCAGACGCACTCGGGTTGACGATGCGCACGGTGACCTTCCGGCTCGGTGACTCCCGCTATCCGCCGACCTCGCCGCACGGCGGCTCGGCGACCATGGCGAGCGTGGGCTCGGCCGTCGTCGACGCCTGCAACAAGGTGCGGCAGCAGGCGATCCGGCTGGCCGTCGAGGACCGGGAGTCGCCGCTGTACGGCGTGAACGCGGACGACGTGGTGGTGCGGAACGGCCGACTGCACGTGCAGGGCAGCCTGACGCGCGGGGAGACGTACAAGAGCCTGCTGGCCCGCAACGACCGCTCCCACCTGGAAGCGAACGGTTCCTACGACGGGCCGGGCAGCGAACGGTCCGCCTACTTCGCCTACAACGCCACCTTCGCCGAGGTCGCCGTGGACGCGAACCTGGGTCTGGTGCGGGTGCGGCGGATGCTCGGCGTGTACGACGCGGGGCGGATCATCAGCCCCAAGCTGGCCGAGAGCCAGGCGTTCGGCGGCATCGTGGGCGGTATCGGCACGGCCCTGCTGGAGCACACGGTCACCGACCACCGTGACGGGCGGATCGTGAACGCCAGCCTGGCCGACTACCTCGTGCCAGTGAACGCCGACGTGCCTGAGATCAAGGCGATCTACCTCGACGGCGAGGACAACGCCGGCAACCTGCTGGGCGTCAAGGGACTCGGCGAGGTCGTCCAGGTGGGCGTGGCGGCCGCGATCGGCAACGCGGTCTTCAACGCCACCGGCCGACGAATCCGCCAACTGCCCATCAGTGCCGAGGCGTTGCTCTGA
- a CDS encoding XdhC family protein, with protein sequence MLNIADTLHRWCCEERPFALATVVDVTGSAPLPVGTSVAVDEDGKAIGSISGGCVEGAVYELCRQVLDEQDGPRRAWFGYSDDDAFAVGLTCGGELDVLVQRVDSAVQPHLGAALAEAVEGRPAAVAQVVDGPEGLLGATVSVLGDSWIADSTLGDGPTGRAVADRATAQLRTGRTALLTLGSDADTCPEKLSVLVHAAATRPRMLIFGAIDFAAALAQAGRFLGYHVTVCDARPVFATEARFPHADEVVVDWPHRYLAQTAVDARTAVCVLTHDARFDIPLLQLALDLPVGYVGAMGSRRTHDERLCRLREVGLTDRQLARLRSPLGLDLGARTPEETAISITAEIIAHANQSTGLPLARVTGPIHRVSGAASDIQAVCDLL encoded by the coding sequence ATGCTGAACATCGCGGACACACTGCACCGCTGGTGCTGCGAGGAACGCCCCTTCGCCCTGGCCACGGTCGTCGACGTCACGGGCAGCGCACCCCTGCCCGTCGGAACGTCGGTGGCGGTGGACGAGGACGGCAAGGCCATCGGCAGCATCTCCGGCGGCTGTGTCGAAGGCGCGGTGTACGAGCTGTGTCGGCAGGTGCTGGATGAGCAGGATGGGCCCCGGCGGGCCTGGTTCGGCTACTCCGACGACGACGCCTTTGCCGTGGGCCTGACCTGTGGCGGCGAACTCGACGTGCTCGTCCAGCGCGTCGACTCCGCCGTCCAGCCGCATCTCGGCGCGGCGCTCGCGGAGGCGGTCGAGGGCCGGCCCGCCGCCGTGGCGCAGGTCGTGGACGGGCCCGAGGGATTGCTCGGCGCCACTGTGAGCGTGCTTGGCGACAGTTGGATCGCCGACAGCACGCTCGGCGACGGGCCGACCGGCCGGGCCGTGGCGGACCGGGCCACCGCCCAACTGCGTACCGGACGCACTGCACTCCTCACCCTCGGCTCAGACGCCGACACCTGCCCCGAGAAGCTCTCCGTCCTCGTCCACGCGGCCGCCACCCGCCCCCGCATGCTGATCTTCGGCGCGATCGACTTCGCCGCCGCCCTCGCCCAGGCCGGCCGGTTCCTCGGCTACCACGTCACCGTGTGCGACGCCCGCCCCGTCTTCGCCACCGAAGCCCGCTTCCCGCACGCCGACGAGGTGGTCGTCGACTGGCCCCACCGCTACCTGGCCCAGACGGCCGTGGACGCCCGGACGGCCGTCTGCGTCCTGACCCACGACGCCAGGTTCGACATCCCCCTGCTCCAGCTCGCCCTCGATCTGCCCGTCGGCTACGTCGGCGCGATGGGCTCCCGGCGTACCCACGACGAACGTTTGTGCCGCCTGCGCGAAGTCGGGCTCACCGACAGGCAGTTGGCCCGGCTACGCTCCCCGCTCGGCCTCGACCTCGGCGCCCGCACCCCCGAGGAGACGGCCATCTCCATCACGGCCGAGATCATCGCCCACGCAAACCAGAGCACCGGCCTGCCTCTGGCCCGGGTCACCGGTCCGATCCACCGCGTTTCCGGGGCTGCTTCAGACATTCAGGCGGTGTGCGATCTTCTGTGA
- a CDS encoding TetR family transcriptional regulator, whose protein sequence is MASRSSVTDATSDRIISAATAEFARHGIAGARVERIAKAARTSKERVYAYFRSKEALYRFVAGRELAAMAEAVPLDPADLPGYAGRMHDHAVRHPERHRLMMWGQLELPAGEAPSDDPVQESLRRKIEQVRKAQEAGHLDPAWEPEDVLVFVSQLALSWAGQTDLVPLGEERDAFLAARRAAIVAAVQRLFPATA, encoded by the coding sequence ATGGCCTCCCGCAGCAGCGTCACCGACGCCACCAGTGACCGCATCATTTCCGCGGCCACCGCCGAATTCGCCCGTCATGGCATCGCGGGAGCGCGGGTCGAGCGGATCGCCAAGGCGGCGCGCACCAGCAAGGAACGCGTCTATGCGTACTTCCGCAGCAAGGAGGCGCTCTACCGGTTCGTCGCCGGACGGGAGCTCGCCGCCATGGCCGAGGCTGTCCCCCTGGATCCCGCCGATCTGCCGGGCTACGCCGGCCGCATGCATGACCACGCCGTCCGCCATCCCGAACGCCATCGGCTGATGATGTGGGGCCAACTGGAGCTGCCGGCCGGGGAGGCCCCGTCCGACGACCCGGTACAGGAGTCCCTGCGCCGCAAGATCGAGCAGGTACGCAAGGCACAGGAGGCCGGCCACCTCGATCCCGCGTGGGAGCCCGAGGACGTTCTCGTGTTCGTCAGTCAGCTGGCTCTGTCGTGGGCCGGCCAAACCGACCTCGTTCCTCTCGGCGAGGAACGCGACGCCTTCCTGGCGGCCCGCCGGGCAGCCATCGTCGCCGCCGTCCAGCGCCTCTTCCCTGCGACGGCATGA
- a CDS encoding aldo/keto reductase, giving the protein MQQRNLGRQGLTVSAIGYGAMGTAVGYGPSDDTGSIAAIRRAHELGVTHFDTAEMYGWGEGEKLLGHALAPIRDEVTIATKFGLTPTFAPNSKPEHIREVVENSLRNLNIDVIDVLYQHGPDPSVPIEDVVGVMKEFVDAGKVKYLGLSNTDTDAIRRAHAVHPISVLQHEYSIFAHDSEQFFPVLEELGIGLVAYSPLARGFLSGAVKPREHYDASDFRQMIPWWAPENFDENLSIVSELTKLAESKGVALSQLALAWLLAKKDYIVPIPGSRNPERVAQNIAAADLRLTADDLARIDEIAPDGGIGGRGM; this is encoded by the coding sequence ATGCAGCAGCGCAATCTGGGCCGCCAGGGCCTGACCGTCTCCGCGATCGGCTACGGCGCGATGGGCACTGCGGTCGGCTACGGCCCCTCGGACGACACCGGGTCGATCGCCGCGATCCGCCGCGCTCATGAGCTCGGCGTGACCCACTTCGACACCGCGGAGATGTACGGCTGGGGAGAGGGCGAGAAGCTGCTCGGCCACGCTCTGGCGCCCATCCGTGACGAGGTGACGATCGCGACGAAGTTCGGCCTCACGCCGACCTTCGCTCCGAACTCGAAGCCGGAGCACATCCGGGAGGTCGTCGAGAACAGCCTCCGCAACCTGAACATCGACGTGATCGACGTGCTCTACCAGCACGGCCCCGACCCGAGCGTCCCGATCGAGGACGTGGTCGGTGTGATGAAGGAGTTCGTCGACGCCGGCAAGGTGAAGTACCTCGGCCTGTCCAACACCGACACCGACGCCATCCGCCGCGCCCACGCGGTGCACCCGATCTCGGTCCTGCAGCACGAGTACTCGATCTTCGCCCACGACTCCGAGCAGTTCTTCCCCGTACTGGAGGAGCTCGGCATCGGCCTGGTCGCCTACTCCCCGCTCGCCCGCGGCTTCCTCAGCGGCGCGGTCAAGCCCCGTGAGCACTACGACGCGAGCGACTTCCGCCAGATGATTCCCTGGTGGGCCCCGGAGAACTTCGACGAGAACCTCTCCATCGTCAGCGAGCTCACCAAGCTCGCGGAGAGCAAGGGCGTCGCCCTGTCCCAGCTCGCCCTGGCCTGGCTGCTGGCGAAGAAGGACTACATCGTCCCGATCCCCGGCTCGCGCAACCCCGAGCGCGTCGCGCAGAACATCGCGGCCGCCGACCTCAGGCTGACCGCCGACGACCTCGCCCGCATCGACGAGATCGCGCCCGACGGCGGCATCGGCGGACGGGGTATGTGA
- a CDS encoding discoidin domain-containing protein, with product MPLFTRRSALRSAIAVALAPTLGSLTLPSLAAEASAAVSWTAKWIWAPSSSTNQWVAFRRSLTLGSAPSKAVTQIAADSKYWLWVNGTLVVFDGGLKRGPNRTDTYYDEIDLAPYLTSGTNTIALLVWYFGKQGFSHNSSGRGGLLFQSDITTGSTTTRLVSDTSWKHTVHPGYSNNTSGTQVNFRLPESNIYYDAQAAAVVSGWRSPGFNDGGWTAPTDFGAVGASPWNNLVQRPVPQFRYSDLKSYANVSSLPATGQGDTAISATLPSNLQVTPFLKVDAPAGVVIGIQTDHYDDGAGLTGIEPGTGYNMRATYVCTGGVQEFEPLAWMSGTAVRYTIPAGVTILDLKYRESGYDTDFAGSFSSDDAFLDTLWTKAARTMYVNMRDNYMDCPTRERAQWWGDVVNQLKEGFYTFDTRSHALGKKAIAQLTAWQKDSGALYSPVPTTIWTSELPVQMLASVWSFWTYYLYTGDASAVTGAYPAVKKYLNLWSLDGDGLVNHRAGDWDWEDWGSNIDARLLDNSWYYLALDTAAKLADLSGNSGDVAGWQSRRDGIKANFDRVLWNASRNEYRSPGYNGDTDDRGNALAVVAGLPPAARFRAVTEVLRTHLNASPYMEFYVLEALYLMSEATVAEERMRNRYAAQVADPACHTLWEVWDKAAGTDNHAWNGGPLYALSAYAAGVRPTKPGWTTYEIVPQTGTLTKIDTVVPTVKGDIRFGITRDGTKATLTLTSPNGTTARVGVPTYGGSQPVITAGGTTVYTNGAATGSVSGLAYDGKDASYVYFTVQPGTWTFTATGTGRLDNLALGRPVSGNNSLENGDWGRNRLTDGQLTSVTGAKGYTSNDFPSADVSASPVWVEIDLGADTDLDAVRLFPRTDTSAAGGGTAGFPVDFTIQTRRDGATSYATVRTVTGQPNPNGLVQTYGFRTTTARYLRLQATRLGSPASDETTKYRLQLAELTVPTAATTVTSNCTLENGDWGKTRVLDGTTTSVTGAKGFTSIDFPSADVSRTPVWIEIDLGTDRAIDSVTLYPRTDTGGAAGGTAGFPADFTIQTRADGATSYTTARTVTGQPNPNGAAQTYTLTSANSRYLRLQTTKLGTPASDESTKYRLQLAEVLIK from the coding sequence ATGCCCCTTTTCACCCGCCGGTCCGCCCTGCGCTCGGCCATAGCCGTGGCCCTCGCTCCCACCCTGGGCTCCCTGACGCTGCCGAGCCTCGCGGCCGAGGCGTCCGCCGCTGTCTCGTGGACGGCGAAGTGGATCTGGGCTCCGTCCAGTTCGACGAACCAGTGGGTGGCCTTCCGCAGATCGCTCACCCTCGGCTCCGCGCCCTCGAAGGCCGTGACCCAGATCGCCGCCGACTCGAAGTACTGGCTGTGGGTGAACGGCACCCTGGTGGTCTTCGACGGTGGACTCAAGCGCGGCCCGAACCGCACGGACACCTACTACGACGAGATCGACCTCGCCCCGTACCTCACCAGCGGCACCAACACCATCGCCCTGCTGGTCTGGTACTTCGGCAAGCAGGGCTTCTCGCACAACAGCAGTGGCAGGGGCGGACTGCTGTTCCAGTCGGACATCACCACCGGCTCGACGACCACCCGGCTCGTCAGCGACACCAGCTGGAAGCACACCGTCCACCCGGGCTACTCGAACAACACCAGCGGCACACAGGTCAACTTCCGGCTGCCCGAGTCCAACATCTACTACGACGCCCAAGCCGCCGCCGTCGTGTCGGGCTGGCGGTCACCCGGCTTCAACGACGGCGGCTGGACAGCTCCGACCGACTTCGGTGCCGTCGGCGCCTCGCCCTGGAACAACCTCGTCCAGCGGCCGGTCCCACAGTTCCGCTACTCGGATCTGAAGTCCTACGCCAACGTCTCTTCGCTGCCGGCCACCGGCCAGGGCGACACCGCCATCTCCGCCACGCTCCCCTCCAACCTCCAGGTCACGCCGTTCCTGAAGGTGGACGCCCCGGCCGGCGTGGTGATCGGCATCCAGACCGACCACTACGACGACGGCGCGGGCCTGACCGGAATCGAACCCGGCACCGGCTACAACATGCGCGCCACCTACGTCTGCACCGGCGGCGTCCAGGAGTTCGAGCCCCTTGCCTGGATGAGCGGTACGGCGGTGAGGTACACGATCCCGGCGGGCGTGACGATCCTGGACCTGAAGTACCGGGAGTCGGGCTACGACACCGACTTCGCGGGCTCGTTCAGCAGCGACGACGCCTTCCTGGACACGCTGTGGACCAAGGCCGCCCGCACGATGTACGTCAACATGCGGGACAACTACATGGACTGCCCCACCCGCGAACGGGCCCAGTGGTGGGGCGATGTGGTCAACCAGCTCAAGGAGGGCTTCTACACCTTCGACACCCGCTCGCACGCACTCGGCAAGAAGGCCATCGCCCAGCTGACGGCCTGGCAGAAGGACAGCGGAGCGCTGTACTCGCCGGTTCCGACAACCATCTGGACCTCCGAACTGCCCGTGCAGATGCTGGCGTCGGTGTGGTCGTTCTGGACCTATTACCTCTACACCGGTGACGCGAGCGCCGTGACCGGCGCATACCCGGCGGTGAAGAAGTACCTGAACCTGTGGAGCCTGGACGGTGACGGCCTGGTCAACCACCGCGCGGGGGACTGGGACTGGGAGGACTGGGGCTCCAACATCGACGCCCGCCTCCTGGACAACAGCTGGTACTACCTGGCCCTGGACACCGCCGCCAAACTCGCCGACCTCAGCGGCAACTCCGGTGACGTGGCCGGCTGGCAGTCCCGGCGCGACGGTATCAAGGCCAACTTCGACCGCGTGCTGTGGAACGCGTCCCGGAACGAATACCGCTCACCCGGCTACAACGGCGACACCGACGACCGCGGCAACGCCCTCGCGGTGGTCGCCGGGCTGCCCCCCGCCGCCCGCTTCCGGGCGGTCACCGAGGTGCTGCGCACCCACCTCAACGCCAGCCCGTACATGGAGTTCTACGTCCTCGAAGCCCTCTACCTCATGAGCGAGGCCACCGTCGCCGAGGAGCGCATGCGCAACCGCTACGCCGCCCAGGTCGCCGACCCCGCCTGTCACACCCTGTGGGAGGTGTGGGACAAGGCCGCGGGCACCGACAACCACGCCTGGAACGGCGGCCCGCTGTACGCGCTGTCCGCCTACGCCGCCGGGGTGCGACCCACCAAGCCCGGCTGGACGACGTACGAGATCGTCCCGCAGACCGGCACCCTCACGAAGATCGACACCGTCGTGCCCACCGTCAAGGGCGACATCCGCTTCGGCATCACACGCGATGGCACCAAGGCCACACTGACGCTCACCTCCCCGAACGGGACGACGGCCCGGGTCGGCGTGCCCACCTACGGCGGCTCCCAGCCGGTCATCACCGCGGGCGGCACCACCGTCTACACCAACGGCGCCGCCACCGGCAGCGTCAGCGGTCTGGCCTACGACGGCAAGGACGCCTCCTACGTCTACTTCACCGTGCAGCCGGGCACCTGGACCTTCACGGCCACCGGCACGGGCCGCCTGGACAACCTCGCTCTGGGCAGGCCGGTCAGCGGCAACAACAGCCTGGAGAACGGCGACTGGGGAAGGAACCGGCTCACCGACGGCCAGCTCACCAGCGTGACCGGCGCCAAGGGCTACACCAGCAACGACTTCCCCTCCGCCGACGTGTCCGCGAGCCCGGTCTGGGTCGAGATCGACCTCGGGGCCGACACCGACCTGGACGCCGTACGGCTCTTCCCGCGAACCGACACTTCGGCGGCGGGCGGCGGCACCGCGGGCTTCCCGGTCGACTTCACGATCCAGACCCGGCGCGACGGCGCCACGTCGTACGCCACCGTCCGCACCGTCACGGGCCAGCCGAACCCCAACGGCCTTGTACAGACGTACGGGTTCAGGACGACCACCGCCCGCTACCTCCGCCTGCAAGCCACGCGTCTCGGCAGCCCCGCCTCCGACGAGACCACCAAGTACCGCCTCCAGCTCGCCGAACTCACCGTCCCCACCGCCGCGACCACCGTCACCAGCAACTGCACCCTGGAGAACGGCGACTGGGGCAAGACGCGGGTCCTGGACGGCACCACCACCAGCGTGACCGGCGCCAAGGGCTTCACCAGCATCGACTTCCCGTCCGCCGACGTCAGCCGCACGCCCGTCTGGATCGAGATCGACCTCGGCACCGACCGCGCGATCGACTCCGTCACCCTCTACCCGCGCACGGACACCGGTGGGGCCGCTGGCGGCACGGCGGGCTTCCCGGCCGACTTCACGATCCAGACCCGGGCCGACGGCGCCACGTCCTACACCACCGCCCGCACGGTCACCGGCCAGCCCAACCCG